The following proteins are encoded in a genomic region of Fusarium keratoplasticum isolate Fu6.1 chromosome 9, whole genome shotgun sequence:
- a CDS encoding DHQ-synthase domain-containing protein produces the protein MSDMKATVEPTTKGFSVCGYEKIEYDFEFLDGVFNVANVQLAQCYKPWGRCLAVMDLNIFNLYGDEMQKYFDHHGITLKIHKTMIGEKAKSMETLLSIVDSMTEFGIYRKEPVLVVGGGLVTDVAGFACAAYRRNTNYIRIPTTVIGLIDASVSIKVAVNYGRYKNRLGAYHAPSHTFLDFTFLRTLPKAQIRNGFAELIKISTCAHHETYELLDGYCEELIDTAFGRSDDASEEIKTVADKICRAGIYEMLKLETPNLHEIMLDRVIAYGHTWSPLHELVPETPLRHGHAISIDMAYSATLAHSRGLLSSEEHKRLLNLFSRAGLSMDHPQFDGPLLENATAAILKTRDGKLRAAVPVSPMGDCVFLNDVSHEEMCGALETHKKLMKSFPRQGEGLEAYVDASDTGYTVQGTPVENGASKGLPMNSVENSYLHASGPEGVDGLQSSSDEETTNYTLNGRSNGYKDGVGKLSSGLKDKVNGLENHIFNTVAVDSLRGS, from the exons ATGTCTGATATGAAGGCCACTGTCGAGCCCACCACAAAAGGCTTCTCAGTCTGCGGCTACGAAAAGATTGAATACGACTTCGAGTTTCTCGATGGCGTCTTCAACGTTGCCAACGTGCAGCTGGCCCAGTGCTACAAGCCCTGGGGTCGCTGCCTCGCCGTCATGGATTTAAACATTTTCAACCTGTACGGCGATGAGATGCAGAAGTACTTTgatcatcatggcatcacTCTCAAGATTCACAAGACCATGATTGgcgaaaaggccaagagcatGGAAACCTTGCTTTCTATTGTTGATTCTATGACGGAGTTTGGCATCTACCGAAAGGAACCTGTCCtcgttgttggtggtggcctTGTCACTGATGTGGCTGG GTTTGCCTGTGCTGCCTATCGCCGCAACACCAACTACATCCGCATCCCGACCACAGTCATCGGCCTCATCGACGCCTCAGTCTCCATCAAAGTTGCCGTCAACTACGGCCGCTACAAGAACCGCCTAGGAGCCTACCACGCCCCCTCCCACACATTCCTTGACTTTACCTTCCTCCGCACTCTCCCCAAAGCGCAGATCCGCAACGGATTTgccgagctcatcaagatctCCACATGTGCTCATCACGAGACCTATGAGTTGCTCGATGGGTACTGCGAGGAGTTGATTGACACAGCTTTTGGTCGTTCTGATGATGCTTCGGAGGAGATCAAGACTGTTGCTGACAAGATCTGTCGGGCTGGCATTTATGAGATGTTGAAACTGGAGACGCCGAATCTTCATGAGATTATGCTTGACCGCGTGATTGCCTACGGACACAC TTGGTCTCCTCTACATGAACTTGTGCCAGAGACACCTCTTCGACATGGTCATGCCATCTCTATTGACATGGCCTACTCAGCCACACTTGCTCATTCGAGGGGACTCCTCTCGTCTGAAGAGCACAAGCGCTTGCTAAACCTCTTCTCTCGAGCAGGTCTCTCCATGGACCACCCCCAGTTCGACGGTCCTCTATTGGAGAATGCCACAGctgccatcctcaagacaCGAGACGGCAAGCTTCGGGCTGCAGTTCCTGTCAGCCCCATGGGCGACTGTGTATTCCTCAACGATGTCAGCCATGAAGAGATGTGCGGCGCACTTGAGACAcacaagaagctcatgaagAGCTTCCCTCGTCAGGGCGAAGGTCTTGAAGCCTACGTGGATGCCAGTGACACCGGCTATACGGTCCAAGGAACACCGGTAGAGAACGGTGCTTCCAAGGGTCTGCCCATGAATAGTGTCGAAAACAGTTATCTTCATGCATCTGGCCCAGAGGGTGTAGATGGTCTTcagagcagcagcgacgaggagacgACCAACTACACCCTCAACGGTCGATCCAATGGGTATAAAGACGGAGTTGGCAAGCTCAGCAGTGGATTGAAGGACAAGGTGAATGGTCTGGAGAATCACATTTTCAACACTGTTGCTGTTGATAGTCTGCGTGGATCTTGA
- a CDS encoding TNT domain-containing protein has product MLHYLLSLSLLGLSVASVLPQDPIISKYPYCDCTGTSIKTNVSVFYDYICGDKRLGPRVLPRKLPLGTFVASYDRFGGLSPDDFLKTWWDEEKGWKYPDHHGFQLDANNKPMNASMILEPGMLVDRFGYATGRYISPASAPFAQRALNPENLDTPQNSPEFPNNYHVYRVVKKITVIAGPIAPCFGQPGLGTQFFLGDDVRVEHYLKDGSLKEIDPNELVKDGPGCGFEREEL; this is encoded by the exons ATGCTCCATTATCTCCTATCTCTATCCCTTTTGGGCTTATCCGTCGCCTCAGTCCTACCCCAAGATCCTATTATTTCCAAGTACCCATACTGCGACTGCACCGGTACCTCCATCAAGACCAATGTCTCTGTCTTTTATGATTACATCTGCGGCGATAAGCGACTTGGACCCAGGGTTCTTCCAAGGAAGCTGCCTCTTGGCACCTTCGTTGCCAGCTACGACCGCTTTGGAGGTCTGAGCCCTGATGATTTCCTCAAGACGTGgtgggatgaggagaagggatGGAAGTACCCCGACCACCATGGATTCCAACTcgatgccaacaacaagccCATGAATGCCAGCATGATCCTGGAACCTGGTATGCTCGTGGACCGATTCGGCTACGCTACTG GGCGTTACATTTCTCCAGCCAGCGCTCCTTTCGCGCAGCGAGCCCTTAACCCCGAGAACCTTGACACCCCCCAGAACTCCCCCGAATTTCCCAACAACTACCATGTCTACAGAGTCGTCAAGAAGATAACCGTCATTGCCGGGCCCATTGCTCCTTGTTTTGGCCAGCCGGGGCTTGGAACACAGTtcttccttggtgatgatgtcagGGTGGAGCATTACCTTAAGGATGGCTCTTTGAAGGAAATTGACCCTAATGAACTTGTCAAGGATGGTCCTGGCTGTGGATTCGAGCGCGAGGAGCTGTAA